A part of Aegilops tauschii subsp. strangulata cultivar AL8/78 chromosome 2, Aet v6.0, whole genome shotgun sequence genomic DNA contains:
- the LOC109766890 gene encoding uncharacterized protein, with the protein MVDMNTDHIFEVPDTPDRIQQSVCPVSSSAATRGVTRMAGNPSPARRLKFKIKNISTQGQSSRGDAVSELPAPLDTDNIFKQAELARRLSPPKLDRTTGKSVVNGNGAHSHDLDQGSSISNHMICRGDGVRGSSCQTREGQVDHRDTSRRHVDFLGVGSDLPTTTVGNPRNRAKISTSNGLKEVIGSDVFSASGPREERREAINIQGTAGLSSTPCDVPQRQVVRRKLVRNGCISPSNVVKRSVIADEKREMCSTSGVLRYRNPQDDVFHTGTIIDLTDKSPTITKNGASVNYMETIASEKFRTARAGGTLIPQGANQASSSNCSEGLNNKGKEIIHHVMGTERAGEADTMRVCPRAPVGSSFVNDDSTGISQQGWRTTHNHTIKLPVSLLCKTTSTSGMESGSSGPSNQGHETATEDSNNSFGAATAARSASLRNRTIRISKGKRKHTSSSYHPGESSSSVNELGSSCLASSDATAGRNRTTRRHNISVIDIDDISSPEARSSLSGRSNRTSIDPNVSAQLEADELLARQLQEQLYNETPRVAPREETDAIVAMSLQHEEDAERTSRAVRAPARWHPNDTRAARASRLSASQRGIRARYETAISHMHNAAPVTLGLRAFRAGYRAAHIQPNIDLNDYDALLALDENNHQHTGASESQINNLPQSVFQSTSTEEPCAVCLENPSFGDTIRTLPCFHKFHKECIDEWLRRKKLCPVCKCGITS; encoded by the exons ATGGTTGACATGAACACTGATCACATTTTTGAGGTTCCTGACACTCCTGACCGAATACAGCAGTCAGTGTGCCCTGTATCAAGCTCAGCTGCTACGAGAGGTGTAACAAGGATGGCTGGAAATCCTTCACCAGCCCGGAGACTCAAATTTAAGATCAAGAATATTTCAACCCAAGGTCAATCAAGTAGAGGTGATGCAGTTAGTGAACTTCCTGCACCATTAGACACTGACAATATTTTTAAACAAGCTGAATTGGCTCGGAGATTGTCCCCACCAAAGTTAGATAGGACTACTGGGAAATCTGTTGTGAATGGGAATGGGGCTCACAGTCATGATTTGGATCAGGGCAGCAGCATTTCAAATCACATGATTTGTAGGGGTGATGGAGTAAGGGGCAGTAGCTGCCAAACCAGAGAAGGGCAGGTTGATCATCGAGACACAAGCCGTCGGCATGTGGACTTTCTTGGTGTGGGGTCAGATCTTCCTACTACCACGGTGGGAAACCCGCGAAACAGAGCAAAAATTAGCACCTCTAATGGGCTGAAGGAAGTAATAGGTTCTGATGTTTTTTCAGCATCGGGTCCCAGGGAGGAAAGAAGAGAAGCGATCAATATCCAGGGTACAGCAGGACTCTCAAGTACACCATGCGATGTTCCTCAAAGACAAGTGGTTCGGAGAAAGCTAGTGCGAAATGGTTGTATTTCTCCCTCTAACGTAGTCAAAAGAAGTGTAATTGCTGATGAAAAGCGGGAAATGTGCTCTACAAGTGGAGTATTACGTTATCGAAATCCTCAGGATGATGTTTTTCATACAGGAACTATAATTGATCTTACTGATAAGTCACCAACAATAACAAAGAATGGAGCTTCTGTAAACTATATGGAAACAATTGCATCCGAGAAGTTCAGAACAGCCAGAGCTGGGGGGACTCTAATTCCACAGGGTGCAAATCAAGCAAGCAGCAGTAATTGTTCTGAAGGTTTAAACAACAAGGGCAAAGAAATCATCCATCATGTTATGGGAACTGAGCGGGCTGGAGAGGCTGATACGATGAG GGTTTGTCCAAGGGCCCCAGTAGGTTCTTCTTTTGTAAATGACGACAGTACTGGCATTTCTCAGCAAGGTTGGAGAACAACACATAATCATACTATTAAGTTACCCGTGTCATTGTTGTGTAAGACGACCAGTACTTCTGGAATGGAATCTGGATCTTCTGGACCATCTAATCAGGGTCATGAAACCGCAACAGAAGACAGCAATAACTCATTTGGTGCAGCAACCGCTGCGCGGTCTGCAAGTTTGAGGAATAGGACAATAAGGATCAGTAAAGGAAAGAGGAAACACACCTCAAGTTCCTATCATCCTGGTGAAAGCTCTAGTTCTGTTAATGAACTTGGTAGTTCATGTCTTGCATCTTCAGACGCAACAGCTGGCAGAAATCGTACCACTCGTCGTCATAATATTTCTGTAATAGATATTGATGACATATCTTCCCCTGAAGCTCGATCTAGTTTGAGTGGCCGCAGTAATAGAACCTCGATTGATCCTAACGTAAGTGCACAGTTGGAGGCTGATGAATTGTTGGCTCGGCAACTTCAGGAGCAGCTTTACAATGAAACACCTCGTGTTGCTCCTAGAGAAGAG ACTGATGCAATCGTAGCAATGTCACTTCAACATGAAGAAGATGCAGAACGGACATCTCGAGCTGTAAGAGCACCTGCAAGGTGGCATCCCAACGATACT AGAGCTGCACGGGCATCGCGTTTAAGTGCTTCTCAGCGTGGTATTAGGGCCAGATATGAGACGGCAATTTCCCATATGCACAATGCAGCTCCAGTAACTTTGGGTTTG AGGGCTTTTCGTGCCGGATATCGTGCTGCGCATATTCAACCTAATATCGATTT AAATGATTATGATGCGCTACTTGCGTTAGATGAAAATAACCACCAGCATACTGGTGCGTCGGAAAGTCAGATCAATAACTTGCCTCAGTCAGTATTTCAG